In Rutidosis leptorrhynchoides isolate AG116_Rl617_1_P2 chromosome 2, CSIRO_AGI_Rlap_v1, whole genome shotgun sequence, one genomic interval encodes:
- the LOC139889060 gene encoding uncharacterized protein: MVSSKTRSRGRWSISPHLKMTAALHQLAYGYAPDVLDEYLQMSGRVGREPLHNFCKCIIDLYANVYQREPTLHDIHRLYEGYERIHGFPGMLGSIDCMHWAWTQFPVAWRGQYMRGDYSHPTIMLEAVALYDNGLGMRILVWRVQTTILIRWYYLADGIYPTWAAFLKGFSSVVDEKRSYFTKKQAGARKDVERTFGILQGRWHILQQPARS; this comes from the exons ATGGTTTCTTCGAAGACAAGATCACGTGGTAGGTGGAGTATTAGCCCACATTTGAAGATGACAGCCGCACTACATCAGCTAGCATACGGTTATGCACCGGATGTGTTGGATGAGTATCTGCAAATGTCTGGACGAGTTGGCCGGGAACCTCTACACAACTTTTGTAAGTGTATCATTGATTTGTATGCTAACGTCTACCAAAGAGAGCCTACGTTGCATGACATTCACCGTTTGTATGAAGGTTATGAAAGGATTCATGGTTTTCCGGGCATGTTGGGTAGTATAGATTGTATGCACTGGGCATGGACACAATTTCCGGTTGCGTGGAGAGGACAGTATATGCGAGGTGATTATAGTCACCCAACTATTATGCTTGAAGCAGTCGCCTTGTATGATAATGGATTAGGCATGCGTATTTTGGTGTGGCGGGTTCAAACAACGATATTAAT AAGATGGTACTATTTAGCTGACGGTATTTACCCAACATGGGCGGCATTTCTTAAGGGATTTTCAAGTGTCGTTGACGAAAAACGTTCTTACTTTACAAAGAAACAAGCTGGCGCTCGCAAAGATGTTGAAAGAACTTTTGGGATCCTACAAGGCCGTTGGCATATTCTTCAGCAACCCGCACGATCTTAA